The window ttataataattaaattatatctaaatttttatcatatcttgCATCGCTTTATAGTACAGGAAAGATGAAAATGAGTTATGACAGTAGACAGAACAATCTCGATCTAGAAGTAAACTCAGCACGCTTCTTAAGTATATATGTCTATACTCTTCGTTAATGAGACTTAATAAGAAATGCTCTTTCTGACAAGTTgaagacttatttatttatttccaacggcagaacCAAATTACATAGAGAAGAGTGAAGTATAACAGTAACACAACAGTATTAATTCTAACAACAAGTTAACAATGAGagagtgtaataacaaaaataacaaagtactTAAAGATAACTTGgcgataacagtaataaatatataataacagtaaCAGAACATACAATAACAGATATATAATgcaaattacaatacaaataatagaatattaacgataacaattgataaataatttaggctatagattttcaaatgtgtgtgtatgtgtatgtgtgcgtgtgtgtgtgtgtgtgtgtgtgtgtgtgtgtgtgtgtgtgtgtgtgtgtgtgtgtgtgtgtgtgtgtgtgtgtatgtgtgtgtgtgtgttgattgTTTGTTGTGATTAAGAGGTTTCAGTGTGTTGTAGGTTGATAAATGTCTGGAGATTCCGTTTGAAGGTTAGGAATGAGGAAGCGAAGAAATCCATGTGGTTAGGAAGAAGGTTCCCATGAAGCTGAATTCTTCGCATCGTAGAGTTGGCCAAGTATGATGAGGAAACAGAGGATCTAGCAAATAGATATTGGGATCTAGTGCCAGCAGGAACCCGGAAGCAAATCCTCTCCAGTAGCTCAGGACAGTCCACAGTAGAGTTAACGAGGCGGAACAAGAATATTGCATCATGGTAGAAGCGCCTTGTTTCAAGAGCGGGTTGTTGGAGAAGGGATGCCACTTCGCGTGTAGAGACCTCTAGGTATCCATAGCCCAACCTTAGCCCCACTAGCCTGAGAAATCGCCTCTGGACCCTCTCCAGATCTTCAATCAAATATTTCTGATGTGGCGACCAAATCACACAGCAGTACTCCAGATGTGGGCGCACCAAGGTACAGTAGAGAGTCTTGAAAGAGAGTATATCAGTGAAATTATGTGAAAATCTGTGTATCAGGCCGAGTTTGCGCACTGCCTGGCTGCAAGCCGACCGAACATGTGCATCCCAGTTGAGTGTAGATGTAATGGTCACTCCAAGATCTTTTACTGTAGTAACTCTTGATAGTGTTATGCCGCTCAGAGAGTAGTCAAATTTTATTGGAGAGACGGTTCGGTGGAAAGTGATACAGACACACTTATCGAGGTTGAGAGCCATGCTATTTTCCAGGCACCACTCCTCTACCCGATTCAGATCTTCCTGGAGATTAATAGCATCTTGATGTGTAGTAACTTTCGCATACAGTTTCAAATCATCGGCGAAGAGTAGGTGGTTACAGCTCAGTCTTCGAGTTATGTcgttaatgtagatattgaacaaAGTAG of the Homalodisca vitripennis isolate AUS2020 chromosome X, UT_GWSS_2.1, whole genome shotgun sequence genome contains:
- the LOC124369484 gene encoding uncharacterized protein LOC124369484; this translates as MALNLDKCVCITFHRTVSPIKFDYSLSGITLSRVTTVKDLGVTITSTLNWDAHVRSACSQAVRKLGLIHRFSHNFTDILSFKTLYCTLVRPHLEYCCVIWSPHQKYLIEDLERVQRRFLRLVGLRLGYGYLEVSTREVASLLQQPALETRRFYHDAIFLFRLVNSTVDCPELLERICFRVPAGTRSQYLFARSSVSSSYLANSTMRRIQLHGNLLPNHMDFFASSFLTFKRNLQTFINLQHTETS